The following are encoded together in the Desulfovibrio sp. genome:
- the pal gene encoding peptidoglycan-associated lipoprotein Pal gives MKRYALILALVMALAAGFGCAKKTTGEPGYDDGMTPEMRAAVQQITDGRVYFAFDKFNVENQYKEMLKQKSDLMKQFPSIRVRIEGNCDDRGTQEYNLALGERRARGAYEYLVMLGVNPNQLEMISYGKENPAVQGNNEAAWAKNRRDDFRVIAH, from the coding sequence ATGAAACGCTACGCTCTTATTCTCGCTTTGGTTATGGCTCTGGCCGCCGGTTTTGGTTGTGCAAAAAAAACCACTGGCGAACCCGGCTATGACGATGGCATGACCCCTGAAATGCGCGCTGCTGTCCAGCAGATCACTGATGGCCGCGTGTACTTCGCTTTTGACAAGTTCAACGTCGAAAACCAGTACAAAGAAATGCTGAAGCAGAAGTCTGATCTGATGAAGCAGTTCCCCAGCATCCGCGTTCGCATCGAAGGCAACTGCGACGATCGTGGCACCCAGGAATACAACCTCGCCCTTGGCGAACGCCGCGCTCGCGGTGCGTATGAATACCTGGTTATGCTTGGCGTGAACCCCAACCAGCTTGAAATGATCAGCTACGGCAAGGAAAACCCCGCCGTGCAGGGCAACAACGAAGCCGCTTGGGCCAAGAACCGCCGCGACGACTTCCGCGTGATCGCCCACTAG
- a CDS encoding NAD(P)-dependent malic enzyme, which produces MKNLRDEALAMHKEYQGKIEVRVKVPVNDADDLTLAYSPGVAEPCMEIYRQPETLDVYTNHSNFVCVVSNGTAVLGLGDIGPAAAMPVMEGKSLLFKTFGDVDAFPICINTKDTAKIVELVELMSPTFGGVNLEDIKAPECFVIEDSLKKNGIFKGPIFHDDQHGTAVVTLAGLISALKIVNKKLEDITVVTSGAGAAGIAIIKLLMALGLKNVIMCDSRGPIWEGRPEGMNSYKEDIARRTNPQKIKGGLADAIKGADVFIGVSAPDTLTEDMIRSMAKDPIVFAQANPIPEIWPLQRAKDAGAKVIATGRSDCPNQINNVLAFPGIFRGALDVAATDINDAMKIAAAYAIADLVKPEELNPEFIIPSTLNPEVAPRVAAATAKAAMESGIARKPMDPEVVAQNLKKRLANRKG; this is translated from the coding sequence ATCAAGAATCTGCGGGATGAAGCCCTGGCCATGCACAAAGAGTATCAGGGCAAGATAGAGGTGCGCGTCAAAGTGCCCGTCAATGACGCCGATGACCTTACCCTGGCCTATTCGCCCGGCGTTGCCGAGCCCTGCATGGAAATCTACCGTCAGCCCGAAACGCTTGATGTCTACACAAACCACTCCAACTTTGTCTGCGTGGTTTCCAATGGCACAGCTGTGCTGGGCCTGGGAGACATCGGCCCTGCCGCCGCCATGCCGGTTATGGAAGGCAAATCCCTGCTTTTCAAAACCTTTGGCGATGTGGACGCCTTCCCCATTTGCATCAACACCAAGGATACCGCAAAAATCGTTGAACTGGTGGAACTCATGTCGCCCACCTTCGGCGGCGTGAACCTTGAGGATATCAAGGCTCCAGAGTGCTTTGTCATTGAAGACAGCCTGAAAAAGAACGGCATCTTCAAGGGCCCCATCTTTCACGATGACCAGCACGGCACGGCCGTTGTCACCCTGGCCGGGCTTATCAGCGCCCTCAAGATCGTGAACAAGAAACTGGAAGACATCACCGTCGTCACCAGCGGCGCAGGGGCAGCGGGCATTGCCATCATCAAGCTGCTCATGGCGCTTGGCCTGAAAAACGTCATCATGTGCGACTCGCGCGGCCCCATATGGGAAGGCCGCCCGGAGGGCATGAACTCCTACAAGGAAGACATCGCCCGCCGCACCAATCCCCAAAAGATCAAGGGCGGCCTGGCCGACGCCATCAAGGGCGCGGACGTCTTCATCGGCGTGTCCGCACCGGACACCCTCACTGAAGATATGATACGCAGCATGGCCAAAGACCCCATAGTCTTCGCGCAGGCCAACCCCATACCTGAAATCTGGCCGCTCCAGCGCGCCAAGGACGCCGGGGCCAAAGTGATTGCCACGGGCCGTTCAGATTGCCCCAACCAGATCAACAACGTGCTGGCCTTCCCCGGCATCTTCCGGGGGGCTCTGGACGTGGCCGCCACGGATATCAACGACGCCATGAAAATTGCGGCGGCCTATGCCATAGCCGATCTGGTCAAGCCTGAAGAGCTGAACCCGGAATTTATCATCCCTTCCACGCTCAACCCCGAAGTAGCGCCACGAGTGGCCGCTGCCACCGCCAAGGCTGCCATGGAAAGCGGCATTGCCCGCAAGCCGATGGACCCGGAAGTTGTGGCCCAAAACCTCAAAAAGCGTCTGGCCAACCGCAAAGGCTGA
- a CDS encoding sigma-54 dependent transcriptional regulator — translation MSEKAHILIIDDEKNYLLVLQTLLEDEGYVVTAISDPETALAFLEESEVDVVVTDMKMPKVTGREVLERVKKRWPYIPVLIMTAFGSIESAVDVMKYGAFDYITKPFSNDELLLSIHNAVELARAHRQYRLLQEVMEDRYGVHKIVGRSRAIRDVLVMVERAAPSRSTVLITGESGTGKELVARAIHYTSPRKDNPFVSVNCMALNPGVLESELFGHEKGSFTGAVAMRRGRFEQADGGTLFLDEIAELTPDLQVKLLRVLQERRFERVGGGEEIEVDIRVVAATNKDLAALVEKGAFRDDLYYRLNVVQVPLPPLRERREDIPLLVAHFVEKVCADNTMAAKTFSTEALNYLTGYEWPGNIRQLENVVESCLVLVPGAVINVDNLPAEIRDEESQFKSAVDLLPVQLDLADTLEKIEAALIRRALVRADLVQVKAAEYLGISKSLLQYKLKKYAITGH, via the coding sequence ATGAGTGAAAAAGCGCATATTCTTATTATTGACGACGAAAAAAACTATCTGCTTGTTCTGCAAACCCTGCTGGAAGACGAAGGATACGTCGTCACCGCCATCAGCGACCCCGAAACCGCCCTGGCCTTTCTTGAAGAAAGCGAGGTGGACGTGGTGGTGACGGACATGAAGATGCCCAAGGTCACCGGGCGTGAGGTGCTTGAAAGAGTAAAGAAACGCTGGCCCTATATTCCGGTGCTCATCATGACGGCCTTCGGGTCCATTGAAAGCGCTGTGGACGTGATGAAGTACGGGGCCTTTGACTATATCACCAAGCCTTTTTCCAATGACGAGCTTTTGCTTTCCATCCATAACGCCGTGGAACTTGCCCGCGCCCACAGGCAGTACCGCCTGTTGCAGGAAGTTATGGAAGACCGCTACGGCGTACACAAGATCGTGGGGCGCAGCCGCGCCATACGCGACGTGCTTGTCATGGTTGAACGCGCCGCGCCCAGCCGCTCGACAGTGCTCATTACAGGCGAATCGGGCACGGGCAAGGAGCTTGTGGCGCGCGCCATACACTACACAAGCCCCCGCAAGGACAATCCCTTTGTGTCCGTCAACTGTATGGCCCTCAACCCCGGCGTGCTGGAAAGCGAGCTTTTCGGGCACGAAAAAGGCTCCTTTACTGGCGCAGTGGCCATGCGGCGCGGCCGCTTTGAACAGGCCGACGGGGGCACGCTTTTTCTGGACGAAATAGCCGAACTCACGCCCGACCTTCAGGTCAAGCTTTTGCGTGTGCTTCAGGAACGGCGGTTCGAGCGTGTGGGCGGCGGCGAAGAAATTGAGGTGGACATTCGCGTGGTGGCAGCCACGAACAAGGATCTTGCCGCCCTGGTGGAAAAAGGCGCGTTTCGCGATGACCTGTATTACAGGCTCAACGTGGTGCAGGTTCCCCTGCCGCCCCTGCGCGAGCGCCGCGAAGACATCCCGCTGCTGGTGGCCCACTTTGTGGAAAAAGTCTGCGCTGACAACACCATGGCCGCCAAAACATTCAGCACCGAGGCCCTCAATTACCTGACGGGCTACGAGTGGCCGGGCAATATCCGGCAGCTTGAAAATGTGGTGGAGAGCTGTCTTGTGCTGGTGCCCGGCGCTGTCATCAATGTGGACAATCTGCCCGCAGAAATCCGCGATGAAGAATCACAGTTCAAAAGCGCCGTGGACCTTCTGCCCGTGCAGCTCGACCTTGCCGACACCCTGGAAAAAATCGAAGCCGCCCTCATACGCAGGGCGCTGGTGCGGGCAGATCTTGTGCAGGTCAAGGCTGCGGAATATCTTGGTATTTCAAAAAGCCTGCTGCAATATAAGCTGAAAAAATACGCCATAACAGGGCATTAA
- a CDS encoding FCD domain-containing protein, with translation MTTTNANNGSAERLQGRRRSIQRPRVHVEVLSCLLEDIQSGVYQVGQKLPSERELMDEFGVGRPAVREALSALARMGLIEVSPGMRARVCRLTLNPLLREMRATMEIYSSTHDGWRQMHDLRQFFETAVARHAARHMTDEHLAELARILQRQRALLDNSEIREFAEADIDFHRYLVNCVSNSFLDIISNGFAGWLITPLYASMQVRKQSELAYNAHVRIYEALQQRDADAAEEAMRAHLGEMRGIYQVDVMSDTEKDR, from the coding sequence ATGACAACCACCAATGCGAATAATGGCAGTGCGGAAAGGCTGCAGGGCAGAAGACGCAGCATCCAACGTCCGCGCGTGCATGTGGAGGTGCTGTCCTGCCTGTTGGAAGACATACAATCTGGCGTATACCAGGTGGGGCAAAAACTGCCTTCTGAACGTGAGCTTATGGATGAATTTGGTGTTGGGCGGCCTGCCGTGCGCGAAGCGCTTTCAGCCCTGGCGCGCATGGGTCTTATAGAGGTGTCGCCCGGCATGCGCGCGCGGGTCTGTAGGCTTACGCTCAACCCCCTGCTGCGCGAAATGCGCGCCACCATGGAAATTTACTCCAGCACGCATGACGGCTGGCGGCAGATGCACGATCTGCGGCAGTTTTTTGAAACGGCGGTGGCGCGTCATGCGGCCCGGCATATGACGGACGAGCATCTGGCTGAACTCGCGCGCATACTGCAAAGGCAGCGCGCCCTGCTGGACAATTCGGAAATACGGGAATTTGCCGAGGCGGACATTGATTTTCACCGCTATCTTGTCAACTGCGTCTCAAACAGTTTTCTGGATATCATTTCCAACGGCTTCGCGGGCTGGCTGATCACGCCCCTGTACGCCTCCATGCAGGTGCGCAAGCAGAGTGAACTGGCATACAATGCCCACGTGCGGATTTATGAAGCGCTGCAGCAGCGCGACGCCGACGCGGCGGAAGAGGCCATGCGCGCCCACCTGGGAGAAATGCGCGGCATTTATCAGGTGGATGTCATGTCTGACACGGAAAAAGACCGCTAG
- a CDS encoding sensor histidine kinase: MFFKKKRSATNSDSGCAPRGPQAEDGAQTYAGGVQDWSPSNPGGPVPNAQGEAEGGLPLSYARPLSWLSLVVILLTSLGLSFFISNSARETLLTRQEGFARLLVENLNSQIFRRFALPTLMGYGRIALRQPAQYERLDQVVQSVLQGLPVERLRIYDFSRLVAYSTHKEEVGRAGLSPDNLDDILHGGAPSSEIVSTIPAWQAPFRLPLEEGTFVLRVLYPLKGEPLQPGQEAPIMGALELTQDITGDYEQVLTFQGIIVVMCLMSSVVLFGLLLMLIHRSERVLAERMQKNRQLEKQLHSNERFVSMGRVIASIAHEIRNPLGIIRSSAELLQRRTDQADAGTRRILGAIFDESVRLSQTVNDFLDYARPRQPKQNLVDVSLVLDQLLAFLEGDMARRGVAVERETEESLFVHGDKDLLYRAFYNILINGQQAMDGPGILRISGSHDGDGHVRLEFLDSGPGFDAATVGNLLDPFFTTKDGGTGLGLPIVQSIITSHGGEIQLENGPEGGALVRVLLPEAHTGAQE; encoded by the coding sequence ATGTTCTTCAAAAAAAAGCGGAGCGCAACGAACAGTGATTCGGGCTGCGCGCCGCGCGGCCCACAGGCTGAAGACGGCGCACAGACGTATGCCGGCGGCGTTCAGGACTGGAGCCCGAGCAATCCGGGCGGGCCTGTTCCCAATGCACAGGGTGAAGCTGAAGGCGGCCTGCCGCTGAGCTACGCCCGTCCTTTGTCGTGGCTTTCACTGGTGGTCATTTTGCTCACCAGTCTGGGGCTTTCTTTCTTTATCTCCAATTCGGCGCGCGAAACGCTGCTGACCCGGCAGGAAGGCTTTGCCCGCCTGCTGGTAGAAAACCTCAACAGCCAGATATTCCGGCGTTTCGCCCTGCCGACACTGATGGGCTACGGGCGCATCGCCCTGCGCCAGCCCGCACAGTACGAAAGACTTGACCAGGTCGTGCAATCCGTCCTTCAGGGGTTGCCGGTGGAACGCCTGCGCATTTACGACTTTTCCCGGCTGGTGGCCTATTCCACCCACAAGGAAGAAGTGGGCCGGGCCGGGCTTTCCCCCGACAATCTTGATGACATACTGCACGGCGGAGCGCCTTCGTCTGAAATAGTCTCCACCATACCCGCCTGGCAGGCCCCCTTCAGGCTGCCGCTGGAGGAGGGCACCTTTGTTCTGCGCGTGCTCTATCCGCTCAAAGGCGAACCCCTGCAACCAGGGCAGGAAGCTCCCATCATGGGGGCCCTTGAACTCACGCAGGACATTACGGGCGACTATGAGCAGGTGCTGACTTTCCAGGGCATCATTGTGGTCATGTGCCTCATGTCTTCCGTGGTGCTTTTCGGCCTGCTGCTCATGCTTATCCACCGTTCGGAGCGTGTACTGGCCGAGCGTATGCAAAAAAACCGGCAGCTTGAAAAGCAGCTGCACAGCAATGAGCGTTTTGTGAGCATGGGGCGCGTCATCGCCAGCATTGCCCACGAAATACGCAATCCCCTCGGCATCATCCGCTCCAGCGCCGAATTGCTGCAACGCCGTACAGACCAGGCCGATGCGGGCACGCGGCGTATTCTGGGCGCGATTTTTGACGAATCTGTGCGCCTGTCGCAGACGGTAAACGATTTTCTGGACTACGCCCGCCCCCGTCAACCCAAGCAGAACCTTGTTGATGTGAGCCTTGTGCTGGATCAGCTGCTGGCCTTTCTTGAAGGCGACATGGCCCGGCGCGGCGTGGCAGTGGAGCGTGAGACTGAAGAATCGCTCTTTGTACACGGCGACAAGGATTTGCTGTACCGCGCTTTTTACAATATCCTGATCAACGGACAACAGGCGATGGACGGGCCGGGCATCCTGCGCATCAGCGGCAGCCACGACGGCGACGGCCATGTCCGGCTGGAATTTCTTGATTCCGGGCCGGGCTTTGACGCAGCCACTGTGGGCAATCTGCTGGATCCCTTCTTTACGACCAAAGACGGGGGCACAGGCCTGGGGCTGCCCATTGTACAGTCCATTATCACCAGCCACGGCGGCGAGATCCAGCTGGAAAACGGCCCGGAAGGCGGCGCTCTTGTACGTGTGCTGCTGCCCGAGGCCCATACCGGGGCACAGGAATAG
- a CDS encoding amidohydrolase family protein, with the protein MYIDIHTHAFHPKIAHKAVEHLNGHYDVACAGNGTIDDLLQRERKAGIDRCVVLCAATAPAQVIPANSYAISLQRAYPDQVIAFGTVHPGYEQWEAELDRLEAAGIRGMKLHPDFQGFWLSDPRLLPIFEASQGRFVFEMHIGDRISPEKNPSCPYKLAAILDAFPRLQVIAAHFGGYRMWAHALKTLMVRERPNLWFDTSSTTPFATPMLVKKLLAACPPERILFGTDWPLYDPLEELQRIQQMGGLSDSMMDRILSNATALPGLLDRKKARMGAAG; encoded by the coding sequence ATGTACATTGACATCCACACCCACGCCTTTCATCCCAAGATTGCGCACAAGGCCGTGGAACACCTTAACGGACATTATGATGTTGCCTGCGCTGGCAATGGCACCATAGATGATCTGCTGCAACGCGAGCGCAAGGCCGGAATTGACAGGTGTGTGGTGCTGTGCGCAGCCACGGCGCCCGCACAGGTCATTCCGGCAAACAGTTACGCCATCAGCCTGCAAAGGGCCTACCCGGACCAGGTTATCGCTTTTGGCACGGTGCACCCCGGCTATGAGCAGTGGGAAGCGGAACTGGACCGTCTGGAAGCGGCCGGCATACGCGGCATGAAGCTGCACCCGGACTTTCAGGGATTCTGGCTCAGCGACCCGCGCCTTTTGCCCATCTTTGAGGCGTCTCAAGGGCGCTTTGTGTTTGAGATGCACATCGGCGACAGAATCTCCCCTGAAAAAAACCCCTCCTGCCCCTACAAGCTTGCGGCCATTCTGGACGCCTTCCCCCGGCTTCAGGTCATTGCCGCGCATTTTGGCGGCTACCGCATGTGGGCGCACGCGCTCAAGACCCTCATGGTCAGGGAGCGGCCCAACCTCTGGTTCGACACGTCCAGCACCACGCCCTTTGCGACCCCCATGCTGGTCAAAAAGCTGCTGGCTGCCTGCCCCCCGGAAAGGATACTCTTTGGCACGGACTGGCCGCTTTACGACCCGCTGGAAGAACTCCAGCGGATTCAGCAGATGGGCGGCCTGAGCGACAGCATGATGGACAGGATATTGAGCAACGCCACTGCCCTGCCCGGCCTGCTGGATAGGAAAAAAGCCCGCATGGGGGCCGCAGGATAA
- a CDS encoding D-2-hydroxyacid dehydrogenase translates to MKIVILDGGVLNPGDVDWGPIKALGDVTVYESTSRDQLAERSKGADVLLTNKTPLLKEDLPAIEGVRMVGVLATGYNIIDVDALAQRGIPVCNVVAYGVSDVAQHAMAMLLELCRHTSLHTESVKNGDWLKSKQWCYWKLPPVCLEGLTMGLIGFGSIGRRMGELAHAFGMSVLAYCRVPKDPPTYSPFAFATLEHLICASNVISLHCPLTKETQHIINAKTLANMRKGAILLNTSRGPLVDEAAAAAALKSGQLGGLGTDVLSEEPPKADNPLLTAPNTLITPHIAWATTRARQNIIDLTAENIRRWSAGTPVNVVNGVSNA, encoded by the coding sequence ATGAAGATTGTCATTCTTGACGGTGGGGTACTCAACCCCGGCGATGTGGATTGGGGTCCCATCAAGGCCCTGGGCGATGTAACCGTGTACGAGTCTACCAGCAGGGATCAGCTGGCTGAACGCTCCAAGGGCGCCGACGTCCTGCTGACCAACAAGACCCCGCTTCTCAAAGAAGACCTGCCCGCCATTGAAGGTGTGCGCATGGTGGGCGTGCTGGCCACCGGTTACAATATCATCGATGTGGACGCGCTTGCCCAGCGCGGCATACCTGTGTGCAATGTGGTGGCCTACGGCGTGAGCGACGTTGCGCAGCATGCCATGGCCATGTTGCTGGAACTGTGCCGCCACACCAGCCTGCACACCGAGAGCGTAAAAAACGGCGACTGGCTGAAGTCAAAGCAATGGTGCTACTGGAAGCTCCCGCCCGTCTGCCTTGAAGGGCTGACCATGGGGCTTATCGGTTTTGGCTCCATCGGCCGCCGCATGGGCGAACTGGCGCACGCTTTCGGCATGAGCGTTCTTGCTTACTGCCGTGTTCCCAAGGATCCGCCCACTTACAGCCCCTTTGCCTTTGCCACGCTTGAGCATCTCATCTGCGCATCAAACGTCATTTCCCTGCACTGCCCACTGACCAAGGAAACGCAGCACATAATCAATGCGAAAACCCTGGCCAACATGCGCAAGGGGGCCATACTGCTCAATACGTCCCGTGGGCCGCTTGTGGACGAGGCCGCAGCCGCCGCAGCCCTCAAAAGCGGCCAGTTGGGCGGGCTTGGCACGGACGTTCTTTCCGAAGAACCCCCCAAAGCGGACAACCCCCTGCTCACGGCCCCCAATACGCTTATTACACCGCATATCGCCTGGGCCACTACCAGGGCGCGTCAGAACATCATTGACCTCACCGCGGAAAACATCCGCCGCTGGAGTGCGGGCACGCCCGTCAATGTCGTAAACGGGGTGAGCAACGCCTAG